The Pithys albifrons albifrons isolate INPA30051 chromosome 4, PitAlb_v1, whole genome shotgun sequence genome segment TACTGGCACACAGACTCTTGTGTGCACACAGACTCTTGTGTGCCAGTCCCTCCATGCTCTAATACCTAGATCCATGATCCCTAAGATCCATGTGGTCTCCTCTGGTCGCTGGCACACAGATCTCTTTTAAAGGCTAGTCTCTGCAGGTGCTGGCCATATTTTCCCACACTTTTCTTTGGATCCTTTGATGCATCCCCTAAATATTCCATAGGTGTTTTTACATAAGTCCACAAGCCTTTTCTGATAGCTCCCATGCAGCCCCAACTTTCCCATAATACTCATGTTAAtcatgttttccccttcctATCAGTTAATAATTGTTGTTCTGGTTGACATTTTTGAGGGTTCTGCCTGAGTAGTTCCTTTAATGGACCATCAATCAGGGGCTGAAGCATTCTGGATCCTCGTTATTGTCTCTGTTGTGACTTCCTCATTAATGTTTGCATGTCTGTGAGGTTCATTTATCACTTTCCTCATTACTTGTTATTTCTTTTACAGTGAGTAGATCACAACCAAATAACTTAATGAACCAGACGCTTCCACACTCCAAATACTCTCACACTAGTGACTGACAGCTGTAGCAGGACTCAGAACTGCAGGGTACCCTGTGAATAGAGTCCAGCTCCCCTTTATTATAAACATCTGTACAATGATAATATAACAAAGCTGAACTTTGCTGTATTGATTCAAAGTAAGGATGCAGTTTTACATGTTTTCTTCATGTTCAGGTAGTCTTGAAGGACTGGGCAGGCATGTCACACaacatatttccatttttctccattGCATGATGATACACAACGCTGCCAGACGCTTCACTGACTTCAGCACAGTATTTTATCCAGATGATGAATTATTTTCCAGACTTTACAAACCTTTATCATGATGGTTGAGAtaaaaggagcagaaagaatGATGACGTAGTTGTGGTTTTGCAGTGATGTTCATCTTGTCTCTTTGATGCTTGTTTGCATTATCTTCAGAAGGATGTTTTAGTCTAagtgggaaaagaagaaaacaaacccacatcTTAGAAGTGtgtaggaaaggaaaatatgtttATAATGTAAGAGTGTTACTTGCAAAGAAACCAAAACTATTTATTGGAAGGGCATAAAGTAACAGTGTCAAGTATCTGACGCTGCACAGAGGTACTGCAAGTCAATGGGATATCACACAAACAGTATTagtgcaaaattaaaaatggaactCTGCTGTCTGGAAGGCCATTCCTCTTCAATTTGCTTACAAAATTTCTCCTATACCATGTGAGTCTCTCTAAGCTACGTCACTTGCTATTTGTAACATAAGCCTCTATGTAAACTAGGAGTCCATTTGTCTTGGACTGTATGAAGTTTCCTATGAAAACCTGCCCAAATATTGCTGCTATGCCCTACATGGCATTTCTGGTCCAATCATTCAGATAGTTTTAATCTGCTGTCCTCTTTACCTATCCCTAAGTCATGATTTCAATGGCTACTTTGTTCCTTGCATAAAAAAGGCCTTTGAACAaggtaaattatttttagatttgctttttgttttgacattttGGGCTGCATTTTTTAGCACCATATCCAGGTGTTTTAAGAGGAGATCTTTAGTACAAAAAGCAGTAATAGATAAAATACAAGTCTACTAAGCAGAAAAAGTGGTTTAATTACAAACTGAAAATGAGCCACTTCACACTCTCCCACTCAGTGTAGGCTGCCATTGGGGCAGTATGGGGATGCTATGGCAAGCAGAACAGGTTTTGAATTAAGGAGGTTTTTGGTGTAAATTAGTAACACCAAATGGAGCTTTTTGATTTCTAAGCTGGAGTCTTTAGAGTTTAAAAATGTGACATCTTCCCATTTACTTCTTACTGAATTTGATTGTTTACTTTTTAGTGAATATagacatatatgtgtgtatgtatatctGTCAAAAGAGGCAAAATACTTACTTCTTCTAGCGTCAAACtctccctgttttcctttcctttcctgtatttctttttaaggcACAGTGCAGTTGTGATAGTGACAATAAGCATTACAACAAATACAGTTACAGTTGAAGAAACAGCTATGACAGTATTTTCTCGAGTTGAGCCTTTCCTTTCACACTTTTGTCCTGTGTACCACCAGTCATCACCTGTGGGGCATCtagaaagcaaaagaagaaacatgTGCCATCACCTCAAGATTAAAAGTATGAAAAGATCTACTTCAAAAAACGGCATCTCCAAAGCAGTTTCTATGTCCAGAAGCATAATGAAGTTATCTTAAAATGGACTTCTATTTTAAAGTTGTCTTGAGTGGCCCACTGTCCTTACACATCTGAATGTGCTTCTTTCAGCTTCCTGCTGTTTCACGGGTCATGCCTTCAGAGAGAACCTTTGCCAGAAAACCCAGTCACCTTTGTGATCTTCTTGCCTGCTTAATGCTTGACTGCAGCTGTTCTATATAGCTGCTGCTCCTGAATGGCAGTACTCTCAAGGCTTCTCTGACCAGAGAGCAGGTGAGCCAAAACTTAGCTGCAGGAACTCCCCAGTACAATGACTGAGCCAGCCAAAGGTGTTCCTACCAgattcccctttccctgcctaGTGTTTCTCCACTAGTAGGTGTGGCCTATTCTGATCAGACCTTCTCATTGCCACAAAGGATTATTTGCAAATTTAAAGAACTtgtatgaaaagaaattaacatCCTAGCAGTTGTCCTGTTTCAAGACTGAAAACAACCTCCAGACTTTGATTCCATCACCTTATACAGCATCAATCAGCTCCGAAACATTTTATAGTGAGCACTTGAGGGTCCAAAAgatttaactggaaaaaaagacataCGTGCAATACTACTGAGTGCACATCTGCCCCTATATTTCTAACCTTGGTTATTCCTTATGTAGTAATTTTCTAGTTCCTAAGCCATGTATTCAGAACCACTCTCAACCCTGAAAATTGGTCCATTTGCAGTACACTGCAAAGATACTGGTTGCTGGGGGAACTTCAGGTAATCCACCTTGAACAGACTCTTGTATCACATTCCCACTCATTTCCCAGGAGAAAATCAGAGTGGAAACTGACTGGTGGTCACATATACCTGTAGAATGGAAAGTAGGTCACAAAGGCACTAAAGCTTCAAATAGCCCAGAGAtgtcagaaaataaatgctCTCTTTCCATAATTCTGAAATCAGGCATAACATTCAGTatgtttttttgtcttcttggAACAGCTTCTTGACATTTACTCATGTTCGTGACCTGCTTCTGATGAGTTGCTCAagaattcctttttaaaaggtTTCTAAATGGGAAGATATAACACTTAATGAGCCTTGTGGCTCTCAGCCTTTAGATGTTTGCCTCACATCATCACATAAGGTCACTGTCTTCAGGTTTAGAGCTTGTTTGAGAGCTGGAACAATGCTAATCAGGCAGGTGGGTTACATAAATGCATCCACTGATAATTTAATAAAAGTTGATATGAATCTTCTTGCAGGGCAAACAGTCCTCAGCCTTCATTGCTGGTTTCAAAGCCAAGTGACTACACTTTGGTAATTTATGGTCATAATTTGCACTGTACAGTATTTCTGAATCAAATTCTAAAATAATATCTATGCTGCTTCCTATCTGATAAGTATTAAAAATTTTTTCTACTGatataaatgcttttttctttctaccaCATTTATTTATCTCTTCTTACATTTTACTACAGGGACTTCTAAGGACTTGGACTAATACATTCCAGAAATtaataaacacatttaaaatataatttaaaagaaagccAATCAGAGTACTTGAAAGTAGTCAAATGCTGAGGTGAGGGGGTTTGTTGCCCAAATTGGTAGTAAGTTCAGTCTCACAGGAGCAGTTGGAAATACTTGCCTTAATCAGCTACAGTCTGTCTTTCATTAAGAACCAAGATTTATTTTACTAGAAACTTTCATTACTCATCCTAGAATTGTATTTGAGAGTGAAGAAAGGCAGTTACCTGCACACTGGTGCTCTATCCACCAGGACACAGACACCACCATTTTCACAAGGGTTGTCTGCACAGAAAGATGGGCCCTCTGTCTCTTCTGGACGGGTGACAGATCCCGGTGTGGTCGTGGGCTCAGTGTTGATGTTGGGCTTGTGGGTAGGAGTAGGGTTGGGGTCAGGTTTGATGCTGCTGGCACTTGTTGTGCTCACAACAGTGGGTGAAACACTTGGCTCAGTTGAGAGCAGATGTGATATATCTGCATGataaagccacaagaaataaGGTCTTTActtcatgttatttttcttattattcctATGATAGTTTCTAATAATAAAGAGCAATGAGCCTGTCAACAGATAAAATGGATAAACAGTCTTTTTTACCTTTGAGGAGCATGATGTGCTTTGGATATGtcctttagatttttttaagaagcagaaaattttattcaaattactctattcaaaataatttgcacAAGGTTAATATTGTTTTATACACTTTCATATGAGATAAAGAAATTACACCATGTATGTACCTACCCACAAATTTGTTCAAACATATGATTTGGCTTTAGATACAGGCATAATTCAAAAACTTCTCACATGCAAAGTACATCATGTGTATTTTTATCTACAGCACTAGTGACTTAGTAAGTGTGTGACATCATTTACTGCACTGTAAAGAATATCAGCTATGTTTACATACCTTCCATTGTTAAAAGAATATAGACACCATCTTCTTTAATAAAGTTGCGGCTTCTAAGCCTTTCATGAGTTAAAAATGCCCCTGTTCCAAGTGCTGGACCTCTCTTGAAGGCTGTTCCATTGGGAAAAATTGCTGGGGATCCCACTTTATCTGGCCTATCCCAAAAATAATCTGATGAAgaacctggaaaaaaagaaaaaagataaaatgaatGCAAACATGAGACCACTCTGGATTAGTCTCTCAGTAGAAATCACAATTGCCTGAGATTCCACACTGATGAGATGCACAGTGAGGTCTCCAGTGGTTTGGCTTAGCCTGATGCACTAAGAACCTGTGGGAGATGAGGATATTGGAGAGCTAGTTGAAAAcctgttgtattttatttttagttcttcAAAGTGTAGTGGGCAAGAAGATAAGTAGTACATGAATCATCTGTAACATGAGTTAATGCAGTGCCGCTCAAAAAAGAGGATCTCTTGCAGTAGATGTAGAGCCCAGGGTACTTGAACAACCTGAATGATCACAGATCACTGATGCCTGCTTCATCAAACCCTGTTCTAAATCTCAAAGCTGAGCCTGATTGTCTATGAAAGTATCTGACAGAGGGAGAAGAAGCTGCCTgctccatcacctctctggtCAGAGAATGGGTACATGTTACAAGACTTCTCTGGGGAATCTGGAACTATTAGCAATATGTgaataaacaaggaaaaaggaGCAGAGTTTAAACAGACTGCATGTCCACAGggtcagggaaggaaaaagggcTAAGCACTGTGGCTATAACAGcaaaaagcacagggaaaatgtCAAACATCTGTTGTGGTACATCTTTCATTTACAGGGCAGACATTTAGTCTTTCCAGACtacctgctttgttttcatgtaGAACCAGTGTCATagaaaaatgaatgtaaaacataccattttaaaaataatactgtgAATCAGACATTTTTtgtgccttccttccttctatATATAATGTTGCAGTCTGAAAGCCCAGGGAACCAATTCAGTGGTGGAGCTGGTTTCTTTTGGCAAAACCCTTACATTGATGCAGAGAGTAATTTTGGCTTAAATCCAAATCTTTATCCAATAATGAATAGGGGTGTTTTCTTCaatatctctctatatatagaTCCCTACCATTTTTCAGTTACATTTTACCTCAACTGCCTCCATTCCAAGTTATTGTGGACAATTGTCCCTTATCTTCTCATACCTTGAACAAGCACAGATTATGTAACATGAATCAGTACTTTGTCCATCTGTAGATTTGTGCTGACACCACTGTACCTTTGACAAGGAGGGCAGGGATTTGTTTAATAGTTGTACTTTTATCTGGTATGAACTGCATGTATTGttaattcagtatttttcttttcaagccTTCTGGAAAACTTCCATTCTCATCAAAACAGTTATAAATGCATCCTCACAGAGTATATGAAAGAAACCTTAGGAATAGATCATCCACCTGTTCTTATGCAAATCAACTTTGAAATCCAGAGTCCCAGCTTAACTTGCTTGTaggtttaattttttcttttctgtgggtCAATTATATTGTTGCTGCAAGCATATGAAACACTCTAGAAGCTAAAAAAATTGCACTAATTTTACACAAAGAGAAGATGTGACTCCTTGTCTTTTGGTTGTGCTTTACATGTATTGGGTGGCATGTCTGATATTAACTAACCTGTTAATTTCAGGGGGTCTGTTGTTATACTCCTTTGGTTTGACATCCGTTGACGAATATCAGGATGCTGGTCAAGCAGAATCATGGTACCTTGTTGCCATGCACAGGGCCATTGCAAATGATCATCATTTGCTCCAGAAATCAAGGACAAGTATATTCCTAAATTAAATGGGTTATCAGTGGTACCATTTACATACAAGCTGACCTGAAAAGCATATCCTTTACTAGAGTAAAAAGGTGGACTGTATATTCTTCCTGCTACCCCTGCTGGATTTGTGTTGAGGAGATGTGTGAAATTTCTGATATGCCAGACATGGTGGGGACACTGAGTTTCTGACAAGTTGATGTCATCAATAGAGAGGCCTCCATTTGATATGCCACTTCCTCTCACGCCTTGAAACACAACCCGGAATTTACTTGTGACATTCAAAGAAACATGATGGAGCTGCCAGTAAGTCTCAGGTGAACCTGAAAAACAAGGGTAGAGGTTTCTGAGTCAGCAGTACAGTCAGACACTGCTAAGGTCTATGAACTCTATACCAACCCAGTGTAAGAATTTCTCAGTTCCGCTGGCACTGATGTGATGGAATATTTCTTCTGTAGATGTTACTTTTTCAGTACATAATCATATTTTCTCAGTAtaattttttaacagatttaaTATGCATAATAACACTTTAATTTGAGTAAAAGCATTGCTGATGggttttaaaactgatttttctcttaattttttaaagaaacttgcATAAAATTAGTCCAGATGTTGTGATAATGAAATGCACAAAAATGACTGTCACCtgtattattaaaaagaaaaaatcagaacaagCTATATTCAAATAACTGAGCAAAAACATGCCTCAAGAAAAATTACTCCAGAGGATTCTAGGAGCCTAGAACTACAATACTGGTTCATTCATTTGTTTTTGTATATTTAAATGGGTTGTTGGAAGCTTGACTATGCAGAAGCACCATTCATCCATCGAATGATTAATGGTACTAAGTTCAAATTAAAGCCAGTCATTTGCAAAACCTACTTCATGTGATAAAACCTCACTGCAAGTCTGATGCTGCAATCCAAAAGGGCCTGCACTAGCAAATTCCACTTGACTCCAAGAACAGTATACACAAAGACCTCTACACAGGCCCCTATGAGCCCGATGAAAGTAGAAAACCTTTTGTTAAAAGTACATGCagcaaaacaatttcttttgctgtctAGTTTATGTTCATCTGCACAGATGCCCAGACTTCCAGCTGCACTTATGGAATAAGCAGTGCCAATCCCAGGTACAGAACTCATGCGTCAGTCCCCTAACAATCCTAAACACTACATAATGGATCTCAGCAATGGGTTTTAATTTCTTGACATTTTTCATTATCATGAtaattaggaggaaaaaaaataaagccacaaacaagaagaaaagcacCCAATATTTTCCATGAAATTGCTCTCTGCATAAACTAAAGGTTTTCTGAACTGCACAAATTATATGCAAGAGTGGAGTTTCTGACTCATGTTCAGTGAGCAGATCAGCCACTGTGCAAATGTCCCACTCCCAcacccctgctctgctcctggctgaAGTCAGCCACAGCTGCTACAGACCAGCAGGAAGGGTTCAGGGCTTGTACCTCAGCAAATCAAGGGTGGTGGTCCAGTCTGAACCCATAAGCAGCTCAGCCAGGGTGTCAGACCATGGCTGGAGTGGGCTGTAGGGTCACTGTTTCTTTCAGGTTGCTGATTGTGTTGGTGAGAGTAACTTCTCACATGAGAAAACTGAAACAGCTTGAGGGGAAAATGGTCTTAAACCACCCCTGAAAGTTTTGCCAGAGATTGTCAAAAATAGTGTGCCTGTTTGAACACACATTTAAGACCAGAGACTTAAAAGGAAACCATGGActtgagaaagcaaaaatgGGAGATGGGACCTAATATACATGAAGAGGAAggcagaagcaagaaaaaaattaattgtggTTTCAGAATAGTGTTTGAAAGAGTTTGGAGGGCTCAAACTGATCTGCAATCTACAGCTACATCAGCAGCCCTGACATGTCTATCAAGGATGCCTGATAGCACAGAGGGGTGAAACCATGGGATGAAGAAAAGGcaggtaaaaagaaaagcaaaacaggcagcagcagcacctgagccTAAAGGGACAAAAATAGGCTGAAGAGAAGACTTGATATCTCTTTAGTTATAGAACTTGCTCAGACCCTTATGTAACCGAAAGACTGAACTCGGTGTAGCTGAAATGGAGACACAGTAATAgttaaatatttgagaaaataatttaatcataAGGCAATTTTTGCAATTCTAGCTTAAAGAGCTCTTGTCCATTAACTGACCTCAACTGCTCGTTCTGTAGGCCGTAGGCTCCTAAAACCacaagaatttaattttctttaaattacaaCTCAAATCATTACATGCTGGcaaatatatttctgttaagTAATTTCAAACCTTGTTTGTAAGTaatttaagttttatttatatttttaaaacttccatTCCAGGGAACTTACACTTTCCATTTCTTTATTATTACTTTCTTATTAATTGTAATTTACTCTAATACTCCAACTTCGTCTGTTGCTACTGATATCAGCAATTTTAAAACAGTTAAAATGACTGCTCATGGAATTTTAGCTGTTTTGGTGAGAAAACTACCTTGGTAATGCAAGAGTTTGAAATTTGTGGTAATTTATTATAGGATAGGGAAATAGCTGACTAAGCATCCATCAGGTGTAATTTCACCAGCAAGAAATCAATTACATAGACAGAGAAGAAGCCAAAGATCAACACTAGGAAATGAGTGACTTTGCTATAATATTTTCCCCCAGtactttgaaaaatattgagtatagattaaaaaaaaaaaaaaggtaactttaTTCTATACCTTTTATCTCTTCAATGAATCTCAAAGTGCCATTCGGATGGGCAGAAGTGTACTCCCTGACCAGGACATACAGCCGGTCGCTTTCATGACCACTGTTGTATAAATAGAATTGTAAGCACTGAAAGCCCCTTTTGGGATACAAAATTCGGctctccagcagagctgtgcttccTTCTTCTCCAGTGCTGGTGTTGAAATGCATGAAGTAGCCAGAATCTGCCAAAAGTCAATGAGAAATTAATGGTAGAtctaagagaaaacaaaattttcctgGTGCAGGGGTTTTCCTAACACTGTAATATAATAGAGCTAGAAGACATGCTCAGGTCAGGGTTAGG includes the following:
- the MEP1B gene encoding meprin A subunit beta, with translation MSLFSVPVVLTWLLLQVVWSLPAPETTEADVDGGIDQDIFDINEALGLDLFEGDIRLHGMQERNSIIGDNYRWPHVIPYVLEDSLEMNAKGLILKAFEQYRLKTCIDFKPWEGEKNYISVFKGSGCWSSVGNLQEGLQQLSIGSNCDRIGTIQHEFLHALGFWHEQSRSDRDDYVTIVWDRIQSGKEHNFNKYDDKKTDFLNVPYDYTSVMHYSKTAFRNGTESTIITNIPDFMDVIGQRMDFSDYDLQKLNRLYNCSSSLSFMDTCSFELENICGMIQSSDDNSDWQRLSQVPAGPNTDHTNMGECKDSGYFMHFNTSTGEEGSTALLESRILYPKRGFQCLQFYLYNSGHESDRLYVLVREYTSAHPNGTLRFIEEIKGSPETYWQLHHVSLNVTSKFRVVFQGVRGSGISNGGLSIDDINLSETQCPHHVWHIRNFTHLLNTNPAGVAGRIYSPPFYSSKGYAFQVSLYVNGTTDNPFNLGIYLSLISGANDDHLQWPCAWQQGTMILLDQHPDIRQRMSNQRSITTDPLKLTGSSSDYFWDRPDKVGSPAIFPNGTAFKRGPALGTGAFLTHERLRSRNFIKEDGVYILLTMEDISHLLSTEPSVSPTVVSTTSASSIKPDPNPTPTHKPNINTEPTTTPGSVTRPEETEGPSFCADNPCENGGVCVLVDRAPVCRCPTGDDWWYTGQKCERKGSTRENTVIAVSSTVTVFVVMLIVTITTALCLKKKYRKGKENRESLTLEETKTSF